A single window of Mycolicibacterium madagascariense DNA harbors:
- a CDS encoding DUF2561 family protein has protein sequence MIQDVEDGATRASRLRPGSPDQADRILVIAAVVSWLVALGATVAAIVALVDLGSSQPVATGGSDTPWLLYTVIAVSAAVIIGAIPLLLRARQAASSNDPGPAAADAGGRPSATAPGEARLEPFGAPVIRRHATPPASSRVGFPTAAVDQVWLRFTATVAVAMGLAMTGVGVATYLMASHDDAAAWSVYGVVAVITVAMVAAPWYFLRQLHVVLDAS, from the coding sequence ATGATCCAGGACGTCGAAGACGGGGCAACCAGGGCATCACGGCTGCGCCCGGGGTCACCCGACCAGGCCGATCGCATCCTGGTCATCGCCGCCGTCGTGTCATGGCTGGTGGCGCTCGGCGCTACGGTGGCCGCCATCGTCGCGCTGGTGGATCTCGGGAGCTCCCAACCCGTCGCCACCGGTGGATCGGACACCCCGTGGCTGCTCTACACGGTCATCGCGGTGTCGGCCGCCGTCATCATCGGCGCGATACCCCTGCTCCTGCGGGCGAGGCAGGCGGCGTCGTCGAACGACCCCGGGCCCGCTGCAGCGGATGCGGGTGGTCGACCGAGCGCCACCGCACCGGGGGAGGCGCGGCTCGAGCCCTTCGGCGCGCCGGTGATCCGCCGGCATGCGACGCCCCCCGCCAGTAGTCGGGTGGGCTTCCCCACGGCCGCGGTCGATCAGGTGTGGCTTCGGTTCACCGCCACCGTCGCCGTGGCGATGGGGCTGGCGATGACCGGCGTGGGCGTCGCCACGTACCTCATGGCGTCCCACGACGACGCTGCCGCCTGGAGTGTGTACGGCGTCGTCGCGGTGATCACCGTCGCGATGGTCGCCGCGCCGTGGTACTTCCTGCGCCAACTGCACGTCGTGCTCGACGCGTCCTGA
- a CDS encoding MmpS family transport accessory protein — MSGPNPPGPDSPGSQSPGPDEPGRDAPKTGETEIYSRAYSAPESEQFTSAPYVPPDAALYDYDTYDSAPPAADDDAPPPRWPWVVGVVAIVAAISLVVSVAVLVTRTDSENLATPGTSTTTSVPPFQDEITTTTTPPPPPPTTTTEEPPPPPPQTVTVTQEPPAPPPASSTEEAAPPPPPPPAETGPPPVTTTAPAGPRFITYSVTGTKAPLDRISVTYTDASGRQRTQQNVYIPWSLTVTPISMSEFGSVQASSLLRLSRLNCQITTSDGQTIASQQTNDWQTSC; from the coding sequence ATGAGCGGGCCGAATCCCCCTGGACCGGATTCTCCAGGGTCGCAGTCACCCGGGCCGGACGAACCGGGCCGAGATGCGCCGAAGACCGGTGAGACCGAGATCTACTCGCGCGCCTACTCCGCGCCCGAATCCGAACAGTTCACCAGCGCACCCTACGTGCCGCCGGACGCGGCCCTCTACGACTACGACACCTACGACTCCGCCCCACCCGCCGCCGACGACGACGCGCCCCCGCCGCGCTGGCCCTGGGTGGTCGGCGTCGTCGCCATCGTCGCCGCGATCTCCCTGGTGGTCTCCGTCGCCGTGCTGGTCACCCGCACCGACAGCGAGAACCTCGCGACCCCCGGTACTAGCACCACGACGTCCGTCCCGCCCTTCCAGGACGAGATCACCACGACGACCACCCCGCCGCCGCCACCACCCACGACGACGACCGAAGAACCGCCACCGCCGCCTCCGCAGACCGTGACCGTGACCCAGGAGCCGCCGGCGCCGCCCCCCGCGTCGTCGACCGAGGAAGCGGCGCCGCCCCCGCCACCACCACCTGCCGAGACGGGACCACCGCCAGTGACCACCACCGCACCCGCGGGGCCACGCTTCATCACGTATTCGGTGACGGGGACCAAGGCCCCGCTCGACCGCATCTCCGTCACCTACACCGACGCCTCGGGTCGGCAGCGCACCCAGCAGAACGTCTACATTCCGTGGTCGCTGACGGTGACGCCCATCTCGATGTCGGAGTTCGGCTCGGTCCAGGCATCGAGCCTGCTGCGGTTGAGCCGATTGAACTGCCAGATCACCACCAGTGACGGCCAGACCATCGCCTCCCAGCAGACCAACGACTGGCAGACCAGCTGCTGA